From a single Nitrogeniibacter mangrovi genomic region:
- a CDS encoding sigma-54-dependent transcriptional regulator: MPNKPSLLIVDDDALIVETLGVLLAPDYRISSAPTRRAAIEVVRALPEPPALALIDLGLPPSPHRPDEGFALIADLLAHAPDMRIIVLSGQSDNGNARRARTLGALEFIAKPADPAHLRRVLEQALKADEHSDVQPIVGESPAITELRARIAQYADAPFPVLIQGESGAGKERVAQQLHAASARRGAAFLTLNCAAIAPTLIEAALFGHTRGAFTGATGQRAGYFEEASEGCLLLDEIGELPLDLQPKLLRVLENGEFQRVGETRPRFSRARILAATNRDLQAEVRSGRFRADLYHRLSVFTLQVPSLREMGDDRLLLYRHFRDQFARQTGQPAFTLTEDALGRWQAYHFPGNVRELKNICIRLQTKYPGQPVDTAALEDELDRRAPPPVPLARAANGPADDPEVRIGRAIEALSGTDGFSLDAALREQERAFIEAALRLAGGNMSQAARHLGINRTTLYNRMDSLGLPRALAGQ; the protein is encoded by the coding sequence ATGCCGAACAAGCCTTCCCTGCTGATCGTCGACGATGATGCACTGATCGTCGAAACGCTCGGAGTGCTGCTCGCGCCGGACTATCGCATCAGCTCCGCACCCACGCGACGGGCGGCGATCGAAGTGGTCCGTGCCCTGCCCGAACCGCCGGCCCTGGCCCTGATCGACCTGGGCCTGCCGCCGTCGCCCCATCGCCCCGACGAGGGCTTCGCCCTGATCGCCGACCTGCTCGCCCACGCGCCGGACATGCGCATCATCGTGCTCTCCGGGCAGAGCGACAATGGCAACGCCCGCCGCGCCCGCACCCTCGGCGCGCTCGAATTCATCGCCAAGCCGGCCGACCCGGCCCATTTGCGCCGGGTGCTCGAGCAGGCGCTGAAGGCCGACGAGCACAGCGACGTCCAGCCGATCGTCGGCGAAAGCCCCGCCATCACCGAATTGCGCGCCCGCATCGCCCAGTATGCCGACGCCCCGTTTCCGGTGCTGATCCAGGGCGAATCCGGCGCCGGCAAGGAGCGTGTGGCGCAGCAGCTGCATGCCGCCAGCGCCCGCCGTGGCGCCGCCTTTCTCACCCTCAACTGTGCCGCCATCGCGCCGACGCTGATCGAGGCGGCCCTGTTCGGCCACACCCGGGGCGCCTTCACCGGCGCCACCGGCCAGCGCGCCGGCTATTTCGAGGAGGCCAGCGAGGGCTGCCTGCTGCTCGACGAGATCGGCGAGTTGCCCCTCGACCTGCAACCCAAACTGCTGCGCGTGCTCGAGAACGGTGAATTCCAGCGCGTCGGCGAGACCCGGCCGCGCTTCAGCCGCGCGCGCATCCTCGCCGCCACCAACCGCGACCTGCAGGCCGAGGTGCGCTCCGGTCGCTTCCGTGCCGACCTCTATCACCGCCTCAGCGTGTTCACCCTGCAGGTGCCGTCGCTGCGCGAGATGGGCGACGACCGGCTGCTGCTGTACCGCCACTTTCGCGACCAGTTCGCGCGTCAGACCGGGCAGCCGGCCTTCACCCTCACCGAGGACGCCCTCGGCCGCTGGCAGGCCTATCACTTCCCCGGCAACGTGCGCGAGCTCAAGAACATCTGCATCCGCCTGCAGACCAAGTATCCGGGGCAGCCGGTGGACACCGCCGCACTGGAGGACGAACTCGACCGTCGCGCGCCGCCGCCGGTGCCCCTGGCGCGCGCGGCGAACGGCCCGGCCGACGATCCGGAAGTGCGCATCGGCCGGGCCATCGAGGCGCTGTCGGGCACCGACGGTTTCAGCCTCGACGCCGCCCTGCGCGAGCAGGAGCGCGCCTTCATCGAAGCCGCCCTGCGTCTGGCCGGCGGCAACATGAGCCAGGCGGCGCGCCACCTGGGGATCAACCGCACCACGCTCTACAACCGCATGGATTCCCTCGGTCTGCCGCGAGCACTGGCCGGGCAATGA
- a CDS encoding ExeA family protein has product MMYLEHFGLREAPFRLTPLTDFFFSGARRGATAEALIYAILHDEGIVKVSGEVGAGKTMLCRVLIERLPDTVDTVYFANPTLDPDALLRTVANELGLSLPADDRVTVLGAITDELIARHGAGRRVVALVDEAHAMPAASLEQIRLLSNLETGRHKLLQIVLFGQPELDAQLEAHAMRPLKDRITHHFRLAPFAPDEVADYVDFRMRAAGYRGPKVFSPAATRRIAAFAAGLTRRINVLADKALLAAYAQNMHAVNPAHVKTAARDAQYLPGRSRRPGWLVIPTLLVIAAVLAWQAIDRQARAPSASSGAAPATPSVTEARPSPPEPAPRPTQPAPVSTPVEEPHVAAPKTAPQASGGSAQGTPPADAAPAGIEGNPTPGVTATPTDTGFPLAAAARAAQLRWMREADDATWFIQLHTNLDVAEATLEQQVARARDALPDASIRVYEADLPGGHRTGVIMGSYASEGDAMQALKMLPARYRGGGAYIRQARWLK; this is encoded by the coding sequence ATGATGTATCTCGAACATTTCGGCCTGCGCGAAGCCCCTTTCCGGCTCACCCCGCTGACGGACTTCTTCTTCTCCGGCGCCCGGCGCGGGGCCACGGCCGAGGCGCTGATCTACGCGATCCTGCACGACGAGGGGATCGTCAAGGTCAGCGGCGAGGTCGGCGCCGGCAAGACCATGCTGTGCCGGGTGCTCATCGAGCGCCTGCCCGACACGGTGGATACCGTCTATTTTGCCAACCCCACCCTGGATCCCGACGCGCTGCTGCGGACGGTTGCCAACGAACTGGGGCTGTCCCTGCCCGCCGACGACCGGGTCACCGTACTCGGCGCCATCACCGACGAACTGATCGCCCGCCACGGCGCCGGACGCCGGGTCGTCGCGCTGGTGGACGAGGCCCACGCCATGCCGGCCGCCTCACTCGAGCAGATCCGCCTGCTCTCCAATCTCGAGACCGGCCGCCACAAGCTGCTCCAGATCGTGCTGTTCGGTCAGCCGGAACTGGACGCTCAGCTCGAAGCGCACGCCATGCGCCCGCTCAAGGACCGCATCACCCACCACTTCCGCCTCGCCCCATTCGCCCCCGACGAAGTGGCCGACTACGTGGACTTCCGCATGCGCGCCGCGGGCTACCGTGGCCCCAAGGTGTTCAGCCCCGCAGCCACCCGGCGGATCGCCGCCTTCGCGGCCGGCCTCACACGGCGCATCAACGTGCTCGCCGACAAGGCCCTGCTGGCCGCGTACGCGCAGAACATGCACGCCGTCAATCCGGCCCACGTGAAGACCGCCGCGCGCGATGCCCAGTACCTGCCCGGCCGCAGCCGCCGCCCCGGCTGGCTCGTCATTCCCACGCTCCTCGTGATCGCCGCTGTCCTCGCCTGGCAGGCCATCGATCGTCAGGCACGTGCCCCATCGGCCTCATCCGGCGCGGCGCCGGCAACGCCTTCGGTCACGGAAGCCAGGCCGTCGCCCCCGGAACCGGCCCCCCGTCCGACGCAGCCCGCCCCCGTGTCCACGCCGGTCGAGGAGCCCCACGTCGCGGCGCCGAAAACCGCCCCGCAGGCCAGCGGCGGGTCCGCCCAGGGCACACCGCCGGCGGACGCCGCCCCGGCCGGCATCGAGGGGAACCCCACGCCGGGCGTGACGGCCACGCCGACCGATACCGGGTTCCCGCTGGCCGCGGCCGCTCGCGCCGCCCAGCTGCGGTGGATGCGCGAGGCGGACGACGCGACCTGGTTCATCCAGCTGCACACCAATCTGGATGTCGCCGAAGCCACCCTGGAACAGCAGGTAGCCCGTGCCCGCGACGCCCTGCCGGACGCCTCGATCCGGGTCTACGAAGCCGATCTGCCGGGCGGCCACCGCACCGGGGTCATCATGGGCAGCTATGCGAGCGAAGGCGACGCCATGCAGGCCCTCAAGATGCTGCCGGCACGGTATCGCGGCGGCGGCGCCTACATCCGCCAGGCGCGATGGCTGAAATAG
- a CDS encoding pilus (MSHA type) biogenesis protein MshL: MNSRLAFLMLASLGLPACSMLPRATPPDGHLRSADLPATTRAAATPIPPPVSRSFSLPPPKPVAKAETYSVVVNDVDVRELLFALARDAKVNVDIHPGLSGRVTLNAINQTLPQLLERIAQQVDMRYEQHGPNLEVMPDTPYLHAYKIDYVNMNRTASGTVSTNTQIATNGGGAGTGAQNSAGSNGNISSTRIENTSSNAFWTSIEANIKDLLKETDKVLPAAAVAGKDGESRFREAASVIVNRESGIVNVRATARQHAKVREFIDKVVAAARRQVMIEATIVEVALNDSYQQGIDWSHLGGKTWGISGPSLGTNVGSSLAPFTVSYLSKNLDINVDLLEAFGTVKVLSSPRLAVLNNQTAMLKVVDEFVYFNVKAETVSTANVDSRTTFTTTPQSVSVGMVMSITPQIADTGEVTLNVRPTISSISDLKEDPNPQLAAANIQNLVPQIRTREIESVLRLRSGQIAVLGGLMEDRIDYKTGRIPLVGQIPLFGEAFTERDNAVKKTELVIFLRPVVVDDGFMSPAMARRLPDREFFTRDPVPGTRNFAPRTTPPSQP, from the coding sequence ATGAATTCACGCCTCGCGTTCCTGATGCTGGCATCACTCGGTCTGCCGGCCTGCTCGATGCTGCCGCGCGCCACCCCGCCCGACGGCCATCTGCGTTCGGCCGACCTGCCCGCCACGACACGCGCGGCCGCCACGCCGATCCCGCCCCCGGTCTCGCGCAGCTTCAGCCTGCCGCCGCCCAAGCCGGTGGCCAAGGCGGAAACCTACTCGGTGGTCGTCAACGATGTGGACGTGCGCGAACTGCTGTTCGCCCTGGCGCGCGATGCCAAGGTCAACGTGGACATCCATCCGGGCCTGAGCGGCCGCGTGACGCTCAACGCCATCAACCAGACCCTGCCCCAGCTGCTCGAGCGCATCGCCCAGCAGGTGGACATGCGCTACGAGCAGCATGGCCCCAACCTGGAGGTGATGCCCGACACGCCCTACCTGCACGCCTACAAGATCGACTACGTGAACATGAACCGCACGGCCTCGGGCACCGTGTCCACCAACACCCAGATCGCCACCAACGGCGGCGGCGCCGGCACGGGCGCCCAGAACAGCGCCGGCAGCAACGGCAACATCTCCAGCACGCGCATCGAAAACACCTCCAGCAACGCCTTCTGGACCTCGATCGAGGCGAACATCAAGGATCTGCTCAAGGAGACCGACAAGGTCCTGCCCGCCGCCGCGGTGGCCGGCAAGGACGGCGAATCGCGCTTCCGCGAGGCCGCTTCGGTCATCGTCAACCGCGAGAGCGGCATCGTGAACGTGCGCGCCACCGCGCGCCAGCATGCCAAGGTGCGCGAATTCATCGACAAGGTGGTGGCGGCCGCCCGCCGCCAGGTCATGATCGAGGCCACCATCGTCGAAGTGGCGCTCAACGACAGCTACCAGCAGGGCATCGACTGGTCGCACTTGGGCGGCAAGACCTGGGGCATCTCCGGCCCCAGTCTGGGCACCAACGTGGGCAGCTCGCTGGCGCCGTTCACGGTCAGCTACCTGAGCAAGAACCTGGACATCAACGTCGACCTGCTCGAGGCCTTCGGCACCGTCAAGGTGCTCTCCAGCCCGCGCCTGGCGGTGCTCAACAACCAGACCGCGATGCTCAAGGTGGTCGACGAATTCGTCTACTTCAACGTCAAGGCCGAGACCGTCTCCACCGCCAACGTGGACAGCCGCACCACCTTCACCACCACGCCGCAGTCGGTGTCCGTCGGCATGGTGATGTCGATCACGCCGCAGATCGCCGACACCGGGGAAGTGACCCTCAACGTACGCCCCACCATCTCGAGCATCTCCGACCTCAAGGAAGACCCCAACCCGCAGCTGGCCGCGGCCAACATCCAGAACCTGGTGCCTCAGATCCGCACCCGCGAGATCGAGTCGGTGCTGCGCCTGCGCAGCGGCCAGATCGCGGTCCTGGGCGGGCTCATGGAAGACCGCATCGACTACAAGACCGGCCGGATCCCGCTGGTGGGCCAGATCCCCCTGTTCGGCGAGGCCTTCACCGAGCGCGACAACGCGGTCAAGAAGACCGAGCTGGTCATCTTCCTGCGCCCGGTCGTCGTGGACGACGGCTTCATGAGCCCGGCCATGGCGCGGCGGCTGCCGGACCGGGAATTCTTCACCCGTGACCCGGTGCCGGGCACCCGCAACTTCGCCCCCCGCACGACCCCGCCATCGCAGCCATGA
- a CDS encoding tetratricopeptide repeat protein, with protein sequence MSLLIDALRKAEQDRDKSGPDRDDLEGLSLEPMAPPPAAAAPQADAGAADREAAARLFATKADTATPNRLVWLALAGVLAGLALIAYVWWQMQPAGGIRPMADTPRPVAPAMPAEPAAPMPAQVAAEPVPEAAPAPSRLADDASTPAPAESEPPLPSRPQRGSLGRAAEATPAAAPAPPATPHLTRTTPTPARVPPLLEKGYAAYQAGRLDEAAAAYQAQLDVDPNNVDALNGMGAIAMQAERPAEAIRWFRRTLTAQPDDPVALAGLASLLPAEQAVDDESRLRGLLDEAPTSPAAAFALGNALARQQRWAEAQEAYFSAYSGEPTNPDYLYNLAVSLDHLAQPALAREFYRRALDAAAGRPAVFDPAAVQARLSALAEPAR encoded by the coding sequence ATGAGTCTGCTGATCGACGCCCTTCGCAAGGCCGAGCAGGACCGGGACAAGTCCGGCCCCGATCGCGACGACCTGGAAGGGCTGTCCCTCGAACCGATGGCGCCGCCCCCCGCGGCTGCGGCGCCGCAGGCGGACGCCGGCGCGGCCGATCGCGAAGCCGCCGCGCGCCTGTTCGCGACCAAGGCCGACACGGCGACGCCCAATCGCCTGGTGTGGCTGGCACTCGCCGGCGTGCTCGCTGGCCTCGCCCTGATCGCCTACGTGTGGTGGCAGATGCAGCCGGCCGGCGGCATCCGCCCCATGGCCGACACCCCGCGCCCCGTCGCCCCAGCGATGCCGGCCGAACCGGCGGCGCCGATGCCCGCCCAGGTCGCCGCCGAACCCGTTCCGGAAGCCGCACCGGCGCCCAGCCGCCTCGCCGACGACGCCTCGACCCCGGCCCCCGCCGAATCCGAACCGCCCCTGCCATCGCGCCCGCAACGGGGCAGCCTGGGGCGCGCGGCCGAGGCAACACCCGCCGCCGCGCCCGCCCCGCCGGCCACGCCGCACCTGACCCGAACCACGCCGACGCCGGCACGGGTGCCGCCCCTGCTGGAAAAAGGCTACGCCGCCTACCAGGCCGGCCGGCTCGACGAAGCCGCCGCCGCCTACCAGGCCCAGCTCGATGTCGATCCGAACAATGTCGATGCGCTCAACGGCATGGGCGCCATCGCCATGCAGGCCGAGCGGCCGGCGGAGGCCATCCGCTGGTTCCGGCGCACCCTGACGGCACAGCCGGACGATCCGGTGGCGCTCGCGGGGCTGGCCAGCCTGCTGCCCGCCGAGCAGGCCGTGGATGACGAATCGCGCCTGCGCGGCCTGCTCGACGAGGCGCCGACCTCGCCGGCGGCAGCCTTCGCGCTGGGCAACGCACTGGCCCGCCAGCAACGCTGGGCCGAGGCCCAGGAGGCCTACTTCAGCGCCTACTCCGGCGAGCCCACCAACCCGGACTATCTGTACAACCTCGCGGTAAGCCTCGACCATCTGGCGCAGCCGGCCCTGGCGCGCGAGTTCTACCGGCGCGCCCTCGACGCCGCCGCCGGCCGCCCCGCGGTCTTCGATCCGGCCGCGGTCCAGGCGCGCCTGTCGGCGCTGGCGGAGCCGGCCCGGTGA
- a CDS encoding GspE/PulE family protein produces MNAPTQGRAPLGQTLIATGIITEDQLRIALLEQTRIDRPLGRLLVDLGFVSEAALRDALSASLGKQSVDLANAIADPEALALVPQDIAKRHRLLPLSFDATLNRLTIAIADINDVVALDKLRGLLAEDIAIETLMAGDSEISRAIDQYYGYQLSIDGILHEIETGEIDFRSLASTTDEYSQPVVRLIDALLSNAVKRDASDIHFEPESAFLRIRYRIDGMLRQVRALHKSYWPAMAVRIKVMAGLNIAETRAPQDGRISLNISGRPVDFRVSAQPTIHGENIVLRVLDRQKGIVPLDGLGLSDTQLDLLKLMIARPEGLILVTGPTGSGKTTTLYSILNHINAEGLNIMTLEDPVEYPMAMIRQTAVSETAKLDFANGVRAMLRQDPDIILVGEVRDADTAGMAFRAAMTGHQVYSTLHTNTAIGAIPRLLDLGITPEIMTGNLIGIVAQRLVRKLCPQCKEAYTPEPWELRLLGLSAERIGTPLYRSVGCSHCDFQGYRGRTAIMELMRMDSDMDELIARRAGQRDIRNAARAKGFRSLAEDGVRRVLDGVTSIDELARVVDLTERMA; encoded by the coding sequence GTGAATGCGCCCACCCAGGGCCGGGCACCGCTCGGCCAGACCCTGATCGCCACCGGAATCATCACCGAGGATCAGCTGCGCATCGCCCTGCTCGAGCAGACCCGCATCGACCGCCCCCTCGGCCGCCTGCTGGTCGACCTGGGTTTCGTCAGCGAAGCGGCCCTGCGCGACGCGCTCTCGGCCAGCCTCGGCAAGCAGAGCGTGGATCTGGCCAACGCGATCGCCGACCCGGAGGCGCTCGCGTTGGTGCCGCAGGACATCGCCAAGCGCCACCGCCTGCTACCCCTGAGTTTCGACGCCACCCTCAACCGGCTCACCATCGCCATCGCCGACATCAACGACGTGGTGGCGCTGGACAAGCTGCGCGGCCTGCTCGCCGAGGACATCGCCATCGAGACCCTGATGGCCGGGGACTCGGAGATCTCGCGGGCGATCGACCAGTACTACGGCTACCAGCTGTCCATCGACGGCATCCTGCACGAGATCGAAACCGGCGAGATCGACTTCCGCTCCCTGGCCAGCACCACCGACGAATACAGCCAGCCGGTGGTCCGCCTCATCGACGCGCTGCTGTCCAACGCGGTCAAGCGCGACGCCTCGGACATCCACTTCGAGCCCGAATCGGCCTTCCTGCGCATCCGCTACCGCATCGACGGCATGCTTCGCCAGGTGCGCGCCCTGCACAAGAGCTACTGGCCGGCCATGGCGGTGCGCATCAAGGTGATGGCCGGGCTCAACATCGCCGAGACGCGCGCACCCCAGGACGGGCGCATCTCGCTCAACATCAGCGGCCGGCCGGTCGATTTCCGCGTCTCGGCGCAACCGACCATCCATGGCGAGAACATCGTGCTGCGGGTGCTCGACCGCCAGAAGGGCATCGTGCCGCTCGACGGGCTCGGCCTGTCCGACACCCAGCTCGACCTGCTTAAGCTCATGATCGCCCGCCCCGAGGGGCTGATCCTGGTGACCGGCCCCACCGGCAGCGGCAAGACCACCACCCTGTATTCCATCCTCAACCACATCAACGCCGAGGGCCTGAACATCATGACCCTCGAGGACCCGGTGGAATACCCGATGGCGATGATCCGCCAGACCGCGGTCTCGGAGACGGCCAAGCTCGATTTCGCCAACGGCGTGCGCGCCATGCTGCGCCAGGACCCGGACATCATCCTGGTGGGCGAGGTGCGCGACGCCGACACCGCCGGCATGGCCTTCCGCGCCGCCATGACCGGCCACCAGGTCTATTCGACCCTGCACACCAACACCGCCATCGGCGCCATTCCGCGCCTGCTCGATCTGGGCATCACGCCGGAGATCATGACCGGCAACCTGATCGGCATCGTCGCCCAGCGCCTGGTGCGCAAGCTGTGCCCGCAATGCAAGGAGGCCTACACCCCCGAGCCCTGGGAGCTGCGCCTGCTGGGCCTGTCGGCCGAGCGCATCGGCACCCCCCTGTACCGCTCGGTGGGCTGCAGCCACTGCGATTTTCAGGGCTACCGCGGGCGCACCGCGATCATGGAGCTGATGCGCATGGACTCGGACATGGACGAGCTCATCGCCCGCCGTGCCGGCCAGCGCGACATCCGCAACGCCGCGCGTGCCAAGGGCTTCCGCTCGCTCGCCGAGGACGGGGTGCGGCGCGTGCTCGACGGCGTCACCTCGATCGACGAACTGGCGCGGGTGGTCGACCTGACCGAGCGCATGGCGTGA
- a CDS encoding type II secretion system F family protein → MVMFAYKAVTPDGRHVRGEMDAVNLVDLELRLKRMEMDFVNGHPVKGRGHLGSQRIPRRELINFCFHLEQLTRAGVPILEGLTDLRDSTEHARFREIVAGLVESIEGGRNLSDAAEGYPTVFDEVFCNLLRAGETTGNLPHVLREISDNLKRDDELAAFGRKVIIYPAIVSIIILIALSVALAFLVPQLSGLFRLAGQQLPLSTRLLIGASDLFVNYWWLIIGTLVALGLGLQLSIQSMPSARRSWDRLMLTLPLLGPIRRKVILARFSGLFAMMYGAGIPIVSALQSAERVSGNTLVADGLREVRERIGEGRNVSGAFASVPLFPPLVVRMLRVGENTGALDEALANVAYFYDRDVRESVDRLQAMIEPLLMVLLGSLLLGIAMAVLGPVYDIITKLPL, encoded by the coding sequence ATGGTGATGTTCGCGTACAAGGCGGTCACCCCCGACGGGCGTCATGTGCGCGGCGAGATGGACGCAGTCAACCTGGTCGATCTCGAACTGCGCCTCAAGCGCATGGAGATGGATTTCGTCAACGGCCATCCGGTCAAGGGCCGGGGGCATCTGGGCAGCCAGCGCATCCCGCGGCGCGAGCTGATCAACTTCTGCTTTCACCTGGAGCAGCTCACCCGCGCCGGCGTGCCCATCCTCGAGGGGCTGACCGACCTGCGCGACTCCACCGAACACGCCCGCTTCCGCGAGATCGTCGCCGGCCTGGTCGAAAGCATCGAGGGCGGGCGCAACCTGTCGGACGCGGCCGAAGGCTACCCCACCGTGTTCGACGAGGTCTTCTGCAACCTGCTGCGCGCCGGCGAGACCACCGGCAACCTGCCCCATGTGCTGCGCGAGATCAGCGACAACCTGAAGCGCGACGACGAACTGGCCGCCTTCGGCCGCAAGGTGATCATCTACCCGGCGATCGTCAGCATCATCATCCTCATCGCCCTGAGCGTCGCGCTGGCCTTTCTGGTGCCCCAGCTCAGCGGCCTGTTCCGCCTCGCCGGGCAGCAGCTGCCGCTGTCCACGCGGCTGCTGATCGGCGCCTCGGACCTGTTCGTGAACTACTGGTGGCTGATCATCGGCACCCTGGTCGCCCTCGGCCTCGGCCTCCAGCTCTCGATCCAGTCGATGCCCTCGGCGCGGCGCAGCTGGGACCGGCTCATGCTGACCCTGCCGCTGCTCGGCCCGATCCGGCGCAAGGTCATCCTGGCCCGCTTCTCCGGGCTGTTCGCCATGATGTACGGCGCCGGCATCCCCATCGTCAGCGCCCTGCAAAGCGCCGAACGCGTCTCCGGCAACACCCTGGTCGCCGACGGCCTGCGCGAAGTGCGCGAACGCATCGGCGAGGGCCGCAACGTCTCCGGCGCCTTCGCCTCGGTCCCACTGTTCCCCCCCCTGGTGGTGCGCATGCTGCGCGTGGGCGAGAACACCGGTGCGCTTGATGAGGCGCTCGCCAATGTGGCCTACTTTTACGATCGTGACGTGCGCGAGTCGGTCGACCGGCTCCAGGCGATGATCGAGCCGCTGCTCATGGTCCTGCTCGGCAGCCTCCTGCTCGGCATCGCCATGGCCGTGCTCGGCCCCGTCTACGACATCATCACCAAGCTGCCGCTCTGA
- a CDS encoding type II secretion system protein has protein sequence MPARPLTPIRARQLGFTLAELAVVLVILAVLASVLLIPLRTQTEAQQRGEAAATLEDIKLALIGFAIINKRLPCPTTILGSATPGYGEEVVSALGSCETSASDAYLPWRTLGVPALDPWGRPWRYRVEHGFATTTQPIYNDTPADHLQVVDHAGANLTSSENRAVALVYSLGANGAADGANAVFESGSATYEAGEPTTTFDDMVLWIGRPGLIARLAEAGALTIKP, from the coding sequence ATGCCTGCCCGCCCCCTGACCCCCATCCGCGCACGCCAGCTCGGCTTCACCCTCGCCGAGCTGGCGGTCGTTCTCGTGATCCTGGCCGTACTCGCCAGCGTGCTCCTGATCCCGCTGCGCACCCAGACCGAAGCACAGCAGCGCGGCGAGGCGGCGGCCACGCTGGAGGACATCAAGCTCGCCCTGATCGGTTTTGCCATCATCAACAAGCGCCTGCCCTGCCCCACCACCATCCTCGGCAGTGCCACGCCCGGCTATGGCGAAGAGGTCGTCTCTGCGCTCGGCAGCTGCGAGACCAGCGCGAGCGACGCCTACCTGCCCTGGCGCACGCTCGGCGTCCCCGCCCTCGACCCCTGGGGCCGTCCGTGGCGCTACCGGGTCGAGCACGGCTTCGCGACAACGACCCAGCCGATCTACAACGACACCCCGGCCGATCATCTGCAGGTGGTCGACCACGCCGGCGCCAACCTGACCTCGTCGGAAAACCGGGCGGTGGCGCTGGTGTATTCGCTGGGCGCCAACGGGGCGGCCGATGGCGCGAATGCCGTTTTCGAGAGTGGCTCGGCCACCTACGAGGCGGGCGAGCCAACGACGACGTTCGATGATATGGTGCTGTGGATCGGACGGCCCGGGCTCATCGCCCGTCTGGCCGAGGCCGGCGCTTTGACCATAAAGCCATAG
- a CDS encoding adenylate/guanylate cyclase domain-containing protein: MTTPHPDLDDELSYYAQPFMARLRNAGARPTDDDQTRQAKSLLVFATGLMSIATGLWLLLYWLTGPKLSSTLPFLFQILLAANLAYYIQSGNFRWFRFSQLALILFFPFVAQWSMGNFISGSGVILWGLMAPIGAVFVMGLRESMPWFFAYVFFTALTGVFDYLLADAGATLDAPSVVSLRTSVIFFALNFIAISGLVYALLRFAFEQKRVIQHRLEQAMTLLTEAQERSETLLLNILPEAVAARLKEHDQRVADDFYSVTVMFADIVGFTRMASALSAQEVFTMLNTVFCRFDDLVEQHGLEKIKTIGDAYMVAGGLDQRCADPCAAMADLALDMRDGLTELSDAVGLPLSLRIGISTGPVVAGVVGKKRFIYDLWGDTVNTASRLSTEGAPNAIQCDRRTHMHLERRYRFAERTSIRLKGKGEVIVYQLESRANRRDRKTQPTPA, from the coding sequence ATGACGACGCCCCACCCGGATCTGGACGACGAGCTCTCCTATTACGCGCAGCCGTTCATGGCTCGCCTGCGCAATGCCGGCGCGCGCCCGACCGACGACGACCAGACCCGCCAGGCCAAATCCCTGCTCGTGTTCGCCACCGGCCTGATGAGCATCGCCACCGGCCTGTGGCTGCTGCTGTACTGGCTGACCGGGCCGAAGCTGTCATCCACGCTGCCGTTCCTGTTCCAGATCCTGCTGGCGGCCAACCTGGCCTACTACATCCAGAGTGGCAACTTCCGCTGGTTCCGCTTCAGCCAGCTCGCCCTGATCCTGTTCTTCCCCTTCGTGGCGCAGTGGAGCATGGGCAATTTCATCTCCGGCTCCGGGGTGATCCTGTGGGGGCTCATGGCGCCGATCGGCGCGGTGTTCGTGATGGGCTTGCGCGAATCCATGCCCTGGTTCTTCGCCTACGTCTTCTTCACCGCCCTGACCGGCGTGTTCGACTACCTGCTGGCCGACGCCGGCGCCACGCTGGACGCACCGAGCGTGGTGTCGCTGCGCACCTCGGTGATCTTCTTCGCGCTCAACTTCATCGCCATCTCCGGGCTGGTGTACGCCCTGTTGCGTTTCGCCTTCGAACAGAAACGGGTCATCCAGCACCGGCTCGAACAGGCCATGACCCTGCTCACCGAAGCCCAGGAGCGCTCCGAGACCCTGCTGCTGAACATCCTGCCCGAGGCCGTCGCCGCGCGCCTCAAGGAGCACGATCAGCGCGTCGCCGACGATTTCTACAGCGTCACCGTGATGTTCGCCGACATCGTCGGTTTCACCCGCATGGCCAGTGCGCTGAGCGCGCAGGAGGTCTTCACCATGCTCAACACGGTGTTCTGCCGCTTCGACGATCTGGTCGAGCAGCATGGCCTCGAGAAGATCAAGACCATCGGCGACGCCTACATGGTGGCCGGGGGCCTCGACCAGCGCTGCGCCGATCCGTGTGCCGCGATGGCCGATCTGGCGCTCGACATGCGCGACGGCCTGACCGAACTGAGCGACGCCGTCGGCCTGCCCCTGTCCCTGCGCATCGGCATCAGCACCGGGCCCGTGGTGGCGGGCGTGGTGGGCAAGAAGCGCTTCATCTACGATCTGTGGGGCGACACCGTCAACACCGCCAGCCGCCTGTCCACCGAGGGCGCGCCCAACGCCATCCAGTGCGACCGGCGCACCCACATGCACCTGGAACGCCGCTACCGCTTCGCCGAACGCACCAGCATCCGCCTCAAGGGCAAGGGCGAGGTCATCGTCTACCAGCTCGAATCGCGCGCCAACCGGCGCGACCGCAAGACTCAGCCGACGCCGGCCTGA